In a single window of the Delftia tsuruhatensis genome:
- a CDS encoding TonB-dependent receptor produces the protein MAAPVRPSMHAFRLHPLATALCCVLGAAWAPAALAQALAEAALPAVEVSDQATADANGLLPLDKTVGTASRLGLTARETPASVHIVDRAAIEARGAQDTQEILRSIPGVTAYSPPGNIGISYRGFGTGSVSQLFNGINLQYSIAARPVDSWIYDRVEAIGGASGFLYGAGGVGGTLNYITKLAQRDSFTEGQLRLGSHGLKEASVGLNRRLGDAGDAQGTTHYLRLDLNHRDAGSWVGGTQSRSTQLAASLLSDLGGGLTHTLAYEAQHERVDRPYWGTPQLNPLRGEARVDEATVGKNYNSADGLYAQRVQWLRSITEWRASDRLKLGNTFYAYDALRDYRNVETYRFTPDNSAVVRSAALLQRHDQRMVGDRIEGSYLGELAGRRSEWAFGLDVSVNRQTRFPNSLSGTVSTVNPYDFRTENFHDIPGMAPGFRPDRDNKVTTTALYLENRTALTPALHLLTALRHERIDVDLTNRREVTPALPASYSRSYSPTTGRVGLVWDATPEANLYAQFSTAADPPSGMLMGASFADAINNTGLTTGRQVEAGSKLSFWQGKGTAALAVYHITRRNISTQDPQDATRTVLVGQQSSRGVELSMGLAPTPRWSIQGNWSHVDARYDNYQQGGVSLAGKRPTNTPASVLNLWTSYRITPALEVNAGLRRVGGIYADAANTLSWPAYTLLDLGLSYRIDPRMTVVARLRNATDRTYAASLTSTMAYLGAPRTADITLRVAF, from the coding sequence ATGGCGGCGCCGGTGCGCCCGTCCATGCACGCCTTTCGTCTCCACCCCCTGGCCACGGCGCTGTGCTGTGTGCTGGGCGCCGCATGGGCGCCTGCCGCGCTGGCGCAGGCCCTGGCCGAGGCGGCACTGCCCGCCGTCGAAGTCTCCGACCAGGCAACCGCCGACGCCAACGGACTGCTGCCGCTCGACAAGACCGTGGGTACGGCCAGCCGCCTGGGCCTGACGGCGCGCGAGACGCCCGCCTCGGTGCACATCGTGGACCGCGCCGCCATCGAGGCGCGCGGCGCCCAGGATACGCAGGAGATCCTGCGCTCCATTCCAGGCGTGACGGCCTACAGCCCGCCCGGCAACATCGGCATCAGCTACCGGGGCTTCGGCACGGGCTCGGTCAGCCAGCTGTTCAACGGCATCAACCTCCAGTACTCGATCGCGGCACGTCCCGTGGACAGCTGGATCTACGACCGCGTCGAGGCCATCGGCGGCGCCTCCGGCTTTCTCTACGGCGCAGGCGGTGTGGGCGGCACGCTGAACTACATCACCAAGCTGGCACAGCGCGACAGCTTCACCGAAGGCCAGCTGCGCCTGGGCAGCCATGGCCTCAAGGAGGCCTCGGTGGGTCTGAACCGGCGCCTGGGCGACGCCGGTGACGCCCAGGGCACCACCCACTACCTGCGCTTGGACCTGAACCACCGCGATGCCGGCAGCTGGGTGGGCGGCACGCAGTCGCGCTCCACGCAGCTGGCGGCCTCGCTGCTGTCCGACCTGGGTGGCGGCCTGACCCATACCCTGGCCTACGAAGCACAGCATGAGCGCGTGGACCGCCCCTACTGGGGCACGCCGCAGCTCAACCCGCTGCGGGGCGAGGCACGCGTGGATGAAGCCACCGTGGGCAAGAACTACAACAGCGCCGACGGTCTCTATGCCCAGCGCGTGCAGTGGCTGCGCTCCATCACCGAATGGCGCGCCAGCGACCGGCTCAAGCTCGGCAACACCTTCTATGCCTACGACGCGCTGCGCGACTACCGCAACGTGGAGACCTACCGCTTCACGCCCGACAACAGCGCGGTGGTGCGCTCGGCCGCGCTGCTGCAGCGCCACGACCAGCGCATGGTGGGCGACCGCATCGAAGGCAGCTACCTGGGCGAGCTGGCCGGCCGGCGCAGCGAATGGGCCTTCGGCCTGGACGTAAGCGTGAACCGGCAGACACGGTTTCCGAACAGCCTGTCGGGCACGGTGAGCACGGTCAATCCCTACGACTTCCGCACCGAGAACTTCCACGACATCCCGGGCATGGCGCCGGGCTTCCGGCCCGACCGCGACAACAAGGTCACGACCACCGCCCTGTACCTGGAAAACCGCACGGCCCTGACGCCTGCCCTGCACCTGCTGACGGCACTGCGCCACGAGCGCATCGACGTGGACCTGACCAACCGCCGCGAGGTCACGCCCGCCCTGCCCGCCAGCTACAGCCGCAGCTACAGCCCGACGACCGGGCGCGTGGGCCTGGTCTGGGATGCCACGCCCGAGGCCAATCTCTACGCGCAGTTCTCCACGGCGGCCGATCCACCATCGGGCATGCTGATGGGCGCCTCGTTTGCCGATGCCATCAACAACACCGGGCTGACCACGGGCCGCCAGGTGGAGGCGGGCAGCAAGCTGTCGTTCTGGCAGGGCAAGGGCACGGCGGCGCTGGCGGTCTATCACATCACGCGCCGCAACATCTCCACCCAGGACCCGCAGGACGCCACGCGCACGGTCCTGGTGGGCCAGCAGTCCTCGCGCGGCGTGGAGCTGTCCATGGGCCTGGCTCCCACGCCGCGCTGGTCCATCCAGGGCAACTGGAGCCATGTGGATGCGCGCTACGACAACTACCAGCAAGGCGGGGTGTCCCTGGCCGGCAAGCGGCCCACGAACACGCCCGCCAGCGTGCTCAACCTCTGGACCAGCTACCGCATCACGCCCGCGCTGGAGGTCAACGCCGGACTGCGCCGCGTGGGCGGCATCTATGCCGATGCGGCCAACACCCTGTCCTGGCCCGCCTACACGCTGCTGGACCTGGGCCTGAGCTACCGGATCGACCCGCGCATGACCGTGGTTGCACGACTGCGCAACGCCACGGACCGCACCTACGCAGCCAGCCTGACCAGCACCATGGCCTACCTGGGAGCGCCCCGCACGGCCGATATCACGCTGCGCGTGGCGTTCTGA
- a CDS encoding DUF192 domain-containing protein encodes MAACLAAGATTASAQPQGDPQMHLRRVELTAGIHRIDAQVAASDRERAIGLMFRKEMPQQEGMIFVFEVPAVQCFWMRNTLLPLTAAFVADDGTIVNLADMKPMTEDSHCSTRPVRYVLEMNQGWFAKRGIQAGTRLGGSLFTAAPRPAAKP; translated from the coding sequence ATGGCGGCCTGCCTGGCCGCCGGCGCCACCACGGCCTCGGCCCAGCCCCAGGGCGACCCCCAGATGCACCTGCGCCGCGTGGAGCTGACGGCAGGCATCCACCGCATCGATGCGCAGGTCGCGGCCTCGGACCGCGAACGTGCCATCGGCCTCATGTTCCGCAAGGAGATGCCCCAGCAGGAAGGCATGATCTTCGTCTTCGAAGTGCCTGCCGTGCAGTGCTTCTGGATGCGCAACACGCTGCTGCCCCTGACCGCTGCCTTCGTCGCCGATGACGGCACCATCGTCAACCTGGCCGACATGAAACCCATGACGGAAGACTCGCACTGCTCGACCCGGCCCGTGCGCTACGTGCTGGAGATGAACCAGGGCTGGTTCGCCAAGCGCGGCATCCAGGCGGGCACCAGGCTCGGCGGCAGCCTGTTCACGGCCGCCCCCCGGCCCGCCGCCAAGCCATAA